In a single window of the Lates calcarifer isolate ASB-BC8 linkage group LG1, TLL_Latcal_v3, whole genome shotgun sequence genome:
- the nfe2l2a gene encoding nuclear factor erythroid 2-related factor 2a has translation MMMDMEVLHSSQQDMDLIDILWKQDIDLGARREVFDYNHRQKEHELQRQRELEEEKKLHLLREQEKALLAQLQLDEETGEYIPRPPPSAPMQSAVTPLEVTQNVGFTQEDSDAMSFDECLQLLAETFPVEETENTSVCLDTTVVSAPSSSNIMMSPEQPALSPGPLLSPPQRMSPDLEQAWMELLSLPELQQCLTMQMEDTLETTTYPLSNSPEVQNPNFPFYPMTNLTDGETNNLNVCPAEFINTFDGSVPSMAPPDSVSQMEAKAPQLNTNFGTESFGDIFYPSTILEESSSQHGLEGNESTAISDIPNKPPFTPMDLYSLSPGDAFDRGKHNLTADMPDSDSGISSNTSPNASSPAKSAYGDGSFGYSDSDMEEMDHNPGSAESDYSEMFSLNFQPDDLNTAITVSAPIGQPQQQQEKKPKQYKTDQAEESGHNNAPFTKDKQRRRSDVRLPRDEQRAKALKIPFTIDMIINLPVDDFNEMMSKHQLNEAQLALVRDIRRRGKNKVAAQNCRKRKMENIVGLEGELDSLREEKERLLSEKSQNITNLKEMKQQLNSLYLEVFSMLRDEKGNSYSPSNYSLQQSTDGSIFLVPRIKKTFTKSEDNHLSPL, from the exons ATGATGATGGATATGGAGGTGTTACATTCCAGTCAACag GACATGGACCTGATTGACATCCTGTGGAAGCAGGACATTGATCTCGGAGCCAGACGAGAGGTGTTCGACTACAACCACCGTCAGAAAGAACATGAGCTGCAGAGGCAGcgggagctggaggaggagaaaaagctGCATCTGCTCCGGGAGCAGGAGAAGGCCCTGCTCGCACAGCTACAGCTCGACGAGGAGACAGGAGAGTACATACCCCGCCCGCCACCCAGCGCCCCCATGCAGTCAGCTGTCACACCTTTGGAGGTTACACAG AATGTTGGCTTCACACAGGAGGATAGTGATGCCATGTCATTCGATGAATGTCTGCAGCTACTGGCAGAGACATTTCCTGTAGAGGAAACTGAG AACACTTCAGTTTGCCTGGACACAACTGTTGTCTCAGcgcccagcagcagcaacatcatGATGTCCCCAGAGCAACCAGCTCTCTCCCCAGGTCCACTGCTGTCACCACCACAGAGGATGTCCCCAGATTTGGAGCAGGCCTGGATGGAGCTTTTGTCCCTCCCTGAGCTGCAG cAATGCCTGACCATGCAAATGGAGGACACACTGGAGACTACAACTTATCCTCTTTCAAACAGCCCTGAAGTACAGAATCCAAACTTCCCTTTTTACCCAATGACCAATCTCACAGACGGGGAGACAAACAATTTAAATGTTTGCCCTGCAGAGTTTATCAATACATTCGATGGCTCTGTTCCCAGTATGGCCCCACCAGACAGTGTCAGCCAAATGGAGGCAAAAGCTCCTCAGTTGAATACTAACTTTGGCACAGAAAGTTTCGGTGACATATTTTACCCCAGCACCATTCTGGAAGAGAGCAGCAGTCAGCATGGCCTTGAAGGAAATGAAAGTACCGCCATTTCCGATATCCCAAACAAGCCTCCCTTCACACCCATGGACCTTTACAGCCTTTCACCTGGAGATGCATTTGACAGAGGCAAACACAATTTAACGGCTGATATGCCCGACTCAGATTCAGGAATCTCTTCAAACACGAGTCCAAATGCTAGTTCACCTGCGAAATCTGCATACGGGGATGGGTCCTTTGGTTACAGTGATTCGGACATGGAGGAGATGGACCACAACCCTGGAAGCGCAGAGTCCGACTACTCAGAGATGTTCTCGCTAAATTTCCAGCCTGATGACCTTAACACAGCAATTACTGTATCTGCTCCAATAGGCCagccacaacagcaacaagagAAAAAACCCAAACAGTACAAGACAGACCAAGCAGAGGAAAGTGGCCACAACAATGCTCCCTTCACCAAAGACAAGCAGAGGAGACGCTCCGATGTGCGTCTCCCCAGAGACGAGCAGAGGGCCAAGGCCCTCAAAATCCCCTTCACTATTGACATGATTATCAACCTGCCTGTTGACGACTTCAACGAGATGATGTCAAAGCACCAACTGAATGAGGCCCAGCTGGCCCTGGTCCGAGACATACGCCGCCGTGGCAAGAACAAAGTGGCTGCCCAGAACTGCCGCAAACGCAAGATGGAGAACATAGTGGGCCTGGAGGGCGAGCTGGACtcactgagggaggaaaaagagcgTCTGCTGAGCGAGAAGAGCCAGAACATCACAAACCTGAAGGaaatgaagcagcagctcaACAGCTTGTACCTGGAGGTCTTCAGCATGTTGAGAGATGAGAAGGGGAACTCCTACTCGCCATCCAACTACTCCCTCCAGCAGTCAACTGACGGCAGCATCTTCCTTGTCCCACGCATTAAAAAGACTTTCACCAAGAGCGAAGACAACCACCTATCTCCTTTGTAA
- the hnrnpa3 gene encoding heterogeneous nuclear ribonucleoprotein A3 — MRLWTKDICKMEDRETKEPEQQRKLFIGGLSFETTEESLRAHFEQWGTLTDCVVMRDPNSKRSRGFGFVTYSSGREVDDAMKARPHKVDGRVVEPKRAVSREDSNKPGAHLTVKKIFVGGIKEDTEEYHIREYFEKYGKIECIDIMEERSTGKKRGFCFVSFDDHDTVDKIVAQKYHTINSHNCEVRKALSKQEMHAISSNRGRSGGSGNFMGRGSNFGGGGNFGRGGYGGGRGGYGEDFDSGPGGNYGGGPGYGGGRGGYGGGGPGYGNQGGGFGGGCDGGYGGNDGGYGGGGNYNDFGNYGGQQSNYGPMKGNNFGGRNSGGPYGGGYGPGGGGGGGYGSRRY; from the exons ATGCGCCTGTGGACAAAAGACATCTGCAAAATGGAG GACCGTGAAACTAAGGAGCCTGAGCAGCAAAGAAAGCTGTTTATTGGAGGCCTGAGCTTTGAAACCACGGAGGAGAGTTTACGGGCCCATTTTGAACAATGGGGAACTCTCACGGACTGTGTG GTGATGAGGGACCCCAACAGCAAACGATCCAGAGGGTTTGGCTTTGTAACGTATTCCTCTGGAAGAGAAGTCGATGATGCCATGAAAGCAAGGCCTCATAAAGTGGATGGCCGAGTTGTTGAACCCAAGAGGGCTGTGTCCAGAGAG GACTCCAATAAACCAGGTGCCCATTTGACAGTGAAGAAGATCTTCGTTGGTGGTATAAAGGAGGACACTGAGGAATACCACATCCGCGAGTATTTTGAGAAATATGGAAAGATTGAATGCATTGATATCATGGAGGAACGCTCTACTGGGAAGAAGAGAGGATTCTGCTTTGTCTCCTTTGATGACCATGACACTGTAGATAAAATTGTTG ctcaGAAGTACCACACAATCAACTCCCACAACTGCGAGGTCAGGAAAGCTCTCTCAAAACAGGAAATGCATGCCATATCCAGTAACAGGG GCAGGAGTGGAGGATCTGGAAACTTCATGGGCAGAGGTAGTAATTTTGGAGGAGGTGGCAACTTTGGCCGAG gtggCTATGGCGGAGGAAGAGGTGGCTATGGTGAGGACTTTGACAGTG GCCCAGGAGGAAATTATGGTGGAGGTCCAGGCTATGGAGGAGGCCGAGGGGGCTATGGAGGTGGTGGTCCGGGGTATGGCAACCAGGGAGGTGGCTTTGGTGGCGGCTGTGATGGAGGTTACGGGGGTAATGATGGAG GTTACGGAGGGGGTGGAAATTACAATGACTTTGGAAATTATGGTGGACAGCAGTCAAACTATGGGCCAATGAAGGGAAACAACTTTGGTGGCAGAAACTCAGGTGGACCCTATGGCG GTGGCTATGGCCCtgggggtggcggcggaggtGGCTACGGCTCGCGGCGGTATtaa